From one Mya arenaria isolate MELC-2E11 chromosome 4, ASM2691426v1 genomic stretch:
- the LOC128233103 gene encoding ubiquinone/menaquinone biosynthesis C-methyltransferase UbiE-like — protein MGCCSSSASAGVISKEQLHGAAAQLCGIQPSHFVLELSFSKGLGLKQALSLIKGGTGRVVGTETSKLNISAVTRELCEDIELGALEVCLQDSELLPFIHNMFDVIYTVNGNLTWADQTAALKEIYRVLRPGCLFMTCVYKEPVVTKKKQSKQIQIEREFHSDEYVQDLKESGFTKVKIKEHRNAVSGYKYLAVYAYARQMK, from the exons ATGGGGTGCTGCTCAAGCAGTGCTTCT GCTGGAGTGATTAGCAAGGAGCAGCTACATGGGGCAGCCGCCCAGCTGTGTGGGATACAACCCAGCCACTTTGTGCTAGAACTCAGCTTCTCAAAAGGATTAGGACTCAAACAGGCCCTCAGCCTTATCAAAG GAGGGACAGGGCGTGTAGTTGGTACGGAAACCTCAAAATTAAACATCTCCGCAGTAACGAGAGAGCTATGTGAAGATATAGAACTGGGGGCACTGGAGGTTTGCCTTCAGGATTCAGAATTGCTTCCCTTTATTCACAACATGTTTGATGTGATATATACAGTGAATGGCAACCTCACGTGGGCTGACCAAACGGCTGCATTGAAGGAAATATATCGGGTGTTAAGGCCGGGGTGCCTGTTTATGACTTGTGTGTACAAAGAACCGGTGGTGACTAAGAAAAAACAAtctaaacaaatacaaattgaaaGAGAGTTTCATTCTGATGAATATGTGCAAGATTTAAAGGAAAGTGGTTTCACAAAGGTGAAGATTAAAGAACACAGAAATGCTGTTTCTGGGTATAAATATCTAGCTGTGTATGCATATGCCAGGCagatgaaatga